A part of Bacillus rossius redtenbacheri isolate Brsri chromosome 1, Brsri_v3, whole genome shotgun sequence genomic DNA contains:
- the LOC134528396 gene encoding 14-3-3 protein epsilon-like yields MAERDENVYKAKLAEQAERYDEMVEAMKKVASLDAELTVEERNLLSVAYKNVIGARRASWRIISSIEQKEETKGAKEKLAMIQAYRGQVEKELNDICQDILGLLDKHLIPSASTGESRVFYYKMKGDYHRYLAEFATGNDRKEAAENSLVAYKAASDIAVTELSPTHPIRLGLALNFSVFYYEILNSPDRACRLAKAAFDDAIAELDTLSEESYKDSTLIMQLLRDNLTLWTSDMQGAEQKDQAEDNEDQVVS; encoded by the coding sequence ATGGCTGAAAGAGATGAAAATGTGTATAAAGCAAAACTCGCGGAGCAGGCAGAAAGGTATGATGAAATGGTGGAAGCCATGAAAAAGGTGGCTTCGCTGGATGCCGAACTCACAGTCGAAGAACGTAACTTGCTGTCGGTTGCTTATAAAAATGTGATTGGTGCCAGGCGAGCAAGTTGGAGGATCATAAGTTCAATAGAGCAGAAGGAAGAAACTAAGGGTGCGAAAGAAAAGTTGGCGATGATACAGGCTTACCGAGGCCAGGTCGAAAAGGAATTGAATGACATTTGTCAAGATATTCTGGGCCTTTTGGACAAGCATCTCATCCCTTCTGCCTCGACTGGTGAATCGAGAGTATTCTATTACAAGATGAAAGGTGATTACCATCGTTACCTGGCCGAATTTGCAACCGGGAATGACAGGAAGGAAGCTGCAGAAAACTCCCTTGTTGCTTACAAAGCCGCAAGTGATATTGCAGTTACCGAGTTGTCACCCACGCATCCGATCAGGTTGGGGCTTGCCCTAAATTTCTCGGTGTTTTACTATGAGATCTTGAATTCACCAGATCGAGCATGCAGGTTGGCCAAGGCAGCATTTGATGACGCCATCGCCGAGTTGGATACCCTGAGTGAAGAGAGCTACAAGGATTCGACACTCATCATGCAGTTGCTGCGAGACAACCTCACCTTGTGGACCTCCGACATGCAAGGAGCCGAACAGAAGGATCAAGCAGAAGATAACGAGGATCAAGTTGTGTCCTAA